From the genome of Hymenobacter gelipurpurascens:
GAACAGCAGTGTCCAGGTGAGGAACTTGGCCCAGTCGCCGAGCAGCTGCGGGGCCAGCAACGGGCCTGCTGCCGAGAAGTGCTGATCGAACAAAAACGGCAGTAGCCAGGAGCGTGTCAGCCAGAGCAGACCAAAGCCCACCGCTAGCCCAGGCGCCAGCAGCGCCAGCACCGCCCGCAGCAGTTGGCGACGCTGCTGAGGCTGGGCAATAAGGGCCGCCAAACGCGGGTAGTACACGCTGCCCATCACGGCCGAAAAAACCATGGTATAGTTATCGGAGAGCTTGGCAACGGCCTGCCACAGGTCAGTTTGGGCGAGGCCTAGCTGCCGGATGAGCACCTCGCGCATGGCAAAATCGACGCTCTTTCCGAACAGCAGCACGCTCAGCGCCATCAACAGAAACCTGCTTAGCCCGCGCATGGCCGGCCGGCTCAGCGGCCCCGAGAGCGAAGGCAGCAACCCGGCCCGATAGGCCAGTAGCAGGGTAGGCAGCAGCGTAATTCCCTGGGCCAGCAGATAGGCCAGCAGCGCCGACTCAATGGTACCCCCGTAGGCCAGTACTGCCGCCACCGCTCCCACTCCCAGGCCACTGAGCAGCACCGTCAGGACCACGTAGGCGCGCAGCCGGCCCGCCGCCAGCAGCACCGACACCAGAAAAGCGTGTCCCGTGAGCAGCGTGATGCCCAGCATAAACAGCAATGTCCAGCCCAGCGTCGGCTCAAACACCCCAATCAAGCGGCCGGGGGCTACTGCCAGCACCAGAAACCCCAGCAGTAGCGCCGCCGCATTGAGGCCGAGGCCAGCGCCCAGCCATGCCCGGTAGCGCCCGGTGCCGGCCCGGAGCGGCGCCAGATACTTCACGAGGCCTACGTGCACCCCATCATTAGGCAGCGTGGTGAAAAGGGCCATCAGGTTCTGGAAGTGAGCTAGCAGCGTAAGTCCGCCCGCGCCGCCGTAAATGGCCAGCAGCTTATTGAGCACCAACGCTCCCGAGGCCCGCGCCAGCACCGCCACTCCGGAACCCAGCGACCCGCGCAAAAAGCGCCCCAGCACCGCCGACCGTTGCTCGGGCTGCGGAATGGCGGAAGTGGAATCAGGCTGCATCAGGGCAAAGTAACGGCATCTTTCCGTAGGCCAGTGGAGGCCCCGAATGGCCGGGCGCTATTTCTCAAACGTCAGCTTCAGGCTGAGCACGCCGCCCAGGTGGCGCTTGAACTGCAGCAACGAGTAGTTGGGACCTTCGGGCAGCATGGAAGTTCCCAGATCCAGCAACTGCATGCCGCTGGCCTTTCCGAAAGCGTGCAGGCCCGCATTGAGCATCACAACAGGGCTGAATGCATTGTAGGCCAGGGGGCTGGCTGGGTAGAAGTTGTAGAGTACCTGCTCGTTCACCCGAATAGCCACCGTGAGGGCAGCCCACTCACCGGCGGCGTCGCGCACCGAGAACAGGAAGTAGTTATTTGGGAACAGCCGAAACAACTCCTGCAAACGCTCCAGCGGCAGCGACAGGTGCTGGCCCTTTTCCTGGCGGCAGCGGCTCAGAAACTCGTAGGCCAGGGGCAGCAGCAAGGGCGGCTCCTGCTCAAACCGGAAGCCGTTTCGCTCACACTTGCGCAAGCGCCGCCGCTCCGAGGGGTGCAGGCGGGCTTCAAACTCCTGGTCCAACGGCAGGTGGTTATTCAGCTCGGTTTGGGTGATGCTAAAACCTTGCTGGGTAAGGGCCTGCGTGAGCAGGGCACTGCCAGCAGCATCGTAGCAGAAGGGGTAGCTCCGAATCTGGAACTGCTGCACACCCTGAAGCGCAAGCTGATCCTCTACCAAGTCTAGAAAGCAAGCTACCACATCGGCGGGCAGGCCGGGGGCCAGCTGGGCACTCCCGAAGGGCGCCTGCCAGGGGCTGTAGGCCACTGCGCCGGCTTCGCTGAGGAAGATGTGCAGCTGGCCTACCGTATGGTGGTGGCGTAGGTCTTCGAGGTAAAAATGCAGCCGCTCGCCGGGGGCCTGTTGCAGCGCCAGATGGGCCGGCGTGAGGTATAGAAACGGGTCGTAGGCCAGGGGCTGGGCCGGTAGCGCCTCCGGGCCGCGCAGGCATCGCACCACATAGCGGCCTTCCTCTACAGGCAGAGGCAGCAAATCGGAAGAAGAGGCGGCGGTGAAATCCAAGGGCAAACGGCGCGAAGAACTAGCGGACGGCGAAAGTACGAGAAAATAGCCGCGAACGGCTGTAAATTGCCCTTATTCGGCCGCCAGTGCTCGGCCCCTGCTTTTCGCAGGAACCCAACAAAGCTCCCCTTATAGGTCAGCGGCAAGCGGTGCTTACATCAGGTGCTGTAGGCCAGTAGGCAGTGGCCTATGGGTTCATGAGCCCTTCATCTGAGACAACAAACTTTCCGGTAAAACCCGTAAACTGCCCCAACGACCCGTTTTCCCTCGCTCATGACTGCTGATTCGTCTTCTTCGACTGCCACTTCTCCACCGCCCGTTTTGCCGGAGCCGGAGGAGGATTTACCAGAGAAATCGGGGCTATTGGCCGACCGTGATGCCATCCGTCAGGCCCATGAGCAAACCGTAGGGCAACGGCCCGGCACGCTGG
Proteins encoded in this window:
- a CDS encoding MATE family efflux transporter produces the protein MQPDSTSAIPQPEQRSAVLGRFLRGSLGSGVAVLARASGALVLNKLLAIYGGAGGLTLLAHFQNLMALFTTLPNDGVHVGLVKYLAPLRAGTGRYRAWLGAGLGLNAAALLLGFLVLAVAPGRLIGVFEPTLGWTLLFMLGITLLTGHAFLVSVLLAAGRLRAYVVLTVLLSGLGVGAVAAVLAYGGTIESALLAYLLAQGITLLPTLLLAYRAGLLPSLSGPLSRPAMRGLSRFLLMALSVLLFGKSVDFAMREVLIRQLGLAQTDLWQAVAKLSDNYTMVFSAVMGSVYYPRLAALIAQPQQRRQLLRAVLALLAPGLAVGFGLLWLTRSWLLPFLFDQHFSAAGPLLAPQLLGDWAKFLTWTLLFLLTVRARVGRYVAVQAGSAVLYTALLGLLLPRFGLLGAPMAHAVRYGLLLPGCLWYFRKELI
- a CDS encoding GNAT family N-acetyltransferase, with product MPLDFTAASSSDLLPLPVEEGRYVVRCLRGPEALPAQPLAYDPFLYLTPAHLALQQAPGERLHFYLEDLRHHHTVGQLHIFLSEAGAVAYSPWQAPFGSAQLAPGLPADVVACFLDLVEDQLALQGVQQFQIRSYPFCYDAAGSALLTQALTQQGFSITQTELNNHLPLDQEFEARLHPSERRRLRKCERNGFRFEQEPPLLLPLAYEFLSRCRQEKGQHLSLPLERLQELFRLFPNNYFLFSVRDAAGEWAALTVAIRVNEQVLYNFYPASPLAYNAFSPVVMLNAGLHAFGKASGMQLLDLGTSMLPEGPNYSLLQFKRHLGGVLSLKLTFEK